The nucleotide window CGATGAGTTCCATAGTCGTCTCGCCATCGAGGTGCCTCAGCAGGTCGTTCACGAAGACGGCGGCGCCGTGCAGGATGGCGAGCACGGTGAGCGGCCCGTCGGGGCCGTCGCGGCGGATGTCGGCGGCCAACTCGGCCACGCGGCGGGCGATCTGGTCGGCCGTGAACAGCACTTCGCCAGGGCTCATCGGCTACGGGAACCTCCTGGCGATGAGGGCCACGCGATCGGGGACGCCCCGGAACGGCCCAGCCCCGCGTTTGCGCTCGTCAAACAGGGCGAAGGGGTGGCGAGCCAGGGCATCGCGCCGCGTGGGGCCTGTGGCGTCGCAGAGGGCTGCTTCCCTGAGGAGCAGCTTCGCAAAGGGCGTGCGCGTCGAGATGGGGGCGAACAACTCATGCCCGCGCACGGCCTTGCCTCCTTTGGGCCGTGATTGGCATTGACTCTTGCCAATTGGCGCTGTAGAATGGCAGCAGACAAGGAGATGACACCATGGCAACCACCAAGGTGGACCATTTCGGCCGCGTGGTCATCCCAAAGCCGATCCGCGATGACCTCGGCCTTGACGCCGGCACAGAACTCGCTGTGGAGAAGAACGGGGACACGGTTACGTTGCGGCCTACTGACCATTCGCCACGCCTGAAGCGTAAGGGCCACGTTCTGGTGTTCGCCGGGGGCAGAGCCACCGGAGACATGACGGATATCATCCGCAAGGTGCGTGAAGAGCGCGACCGGATGGTCTGGGGCCTGGACGAGCCGTGAACTATCTCTTCGACTCCTCGGTTCTTGTCGCCGGCCTCGTTGAGATCCATCCTCATCACGCTCGCGCACAGCCCTGGCTGGACAGGATGGGCGCCGGCGAGATCACAGTGTTCGTGACCGCTCACGCTCTGGCCGAGACGTATTCTGGGCTGACGAACCTGCCCATCACTCCCAGGGTCCAGCCACATCTGGCGTGGGAGCTGATCCGCGACACTGCGGCGCAGGCGCGCGTCGTTCCCATCACGGCGGCGGACTACCAGCGGACCATGCAGCGTGTGGCTCAGAGGGGGCTGGCCGGCGGGATCGTCTACGACGCCCTCATCGCCACCGTGGCGGCAAGACTCAATGTGGACGGGCTGGTCACGTTCAACGTGAGGCACTTCCAGCGCGTCTGGCCCGAGGGCCACGACCGCATCCTCGCGCCGTGAGGCCAGCCGCTCACGCCCGTGTTCTCCCGCCCTCGCCCTCTCACTCATACGCCCCCAGTTCCTTCGCCAGTTCGACGATGCGGCGGAAGTTCTCGAGGCTGACGGATGACGGCACCGAGTGGTCGCTGGAGAAGATGTAGCCGCCGCCCTGCTTGAGCACGGGCACCACACGGCGCATCTCGGCCGCGATGGCGTCGAAGTCGTCCCACAACACCGCGTTCACGCCGCCGTGGAGCAGCAGCTTGTCGCCATACTGCTTCTTGATGGCGAGGGGGTCCATGCCCGCCTTCACCTCGAGGGGGTTCAGGCCGTCGAGGCCCATCTCGATGAAGTCGGGCAGGAAGGGATTCACGTCGCCGCACGAGTGGAGGATGGCGGGGATGCCTTTGGCGTGCGCCCACTCGATGGCGCGGCGGTGCACGGGCTTGACCAGTTCGCGGTACATCTTCGGCGAGAAGAACTGGTGGCCCTTGTAGCCCATGTCGTCGGGCCAGCGGATGGCGTGGAAGCGGTAGCCCTCGTCCCACACCTTCTGGAACAGCGCGAGGTCGAGGTCCAGCATCGTGTGAAAGATGTCCACCACCCACTCGGGGTCGGTGGCGAGGGCCATGAGCACGCGCTCGGTGCCGACGAACCAGGAGTGGGTGACGTCGAAGCCGAACCAGAAGCCGGCCTCGATCCAGTAGCCTTGCCGCTCCCAGAGGGGGTAATGCTCTCGCAGGTGGTCCCAGTTCACGCGGTCGAGGGTGGGCAGCATGCGCTCCTTGGCCTTGCGCCACGAGTCGGCGTCCACCACCGTGTGGGCGAGGAACTCGGGGGTCGAGGCGGCGTGCTTCCAGGTGCGCTGGGTGGCGCCCCAGTTGGTGGTGTAGACCGAGTAGGTGTCGGTCTCCTCGAGCGTCTTGCGGGGGAAGCGGGGGCTGTTGTCCACGCCGATGCCCACGGTCTTGTCGAGGCCGAAGAAGTCCACGTAGGACGTGCCTTTGGGCATGCCCTCGGCTTGCCAGCGTTCGATGGTGGCGCCCCACGGCCCGTCAATGATGGGCACGCGGTCGGCCTCGCGGTGGTCGAACATGCGCTGGAAGCGCTCGCGGGAGGTCATTGGCTCAGCCATGCGGAGTCTCCTTTCGGATGGCAGGAGCATACGCGACGGGGAGGGACGCGTCAAGGGGTGACGCGCTCTGGCTCGGGCTCTTCGACGGGGCCGGGCAGGCGCCGGGCGGCGCCGCGGGCCGAGCCGCCGGCCTTGAGGTAGTGGCGGTACTTCAGCTCGTCGCCGGCCACGGTCACCTCGATGTCGTCCCACCAGGCGTCCACGCCGCCCTCGCTCTTGACGAGGACTTTGCCGACGTAGTACCCGCCGCTGACGCGGCGCAGGCGCACGTTCTCCTCGCCGATGCGGAAGCCGTAGAGCTTCCTGTCGGGAGCAAGGGCCACCACGCGGCCGAGGTAGCGGTCGTCCTTGCGCTCGTAGCGGGTCGTGTCGCCGTTCGCCGCGCGCCACACGCCGCCGATGTCGCCGGGGTCTTCGGCCTTGGCCTTGGGCGGGCGCCGTTCGCCTTCGCTCGTCAGCCGCCGGGCGACAGAGGTCGTCTTGCCCTTCTCGGCCGCTCGCACGCTGGTGAAAGTGTCGCCCTGGACCGTGATCTCGATCTCGCCGGCGGCTTCGGCCTTGCCGTTGTCCTCGCGGCGCATCTCGACGCTGCCCTTGTAGACGCCCGGCCCGGTGCGCTCGACGCGGATCGTCTCGCGTCGCTCCTCGGCGCCAAGCAGGGTGCCTACGTAGCCCTTGCCCTCGCGCTGGAAGAAGAGAATCGCGCCCGCGCCGTCGGCCCAGGCGCCGGCGAGGTCGAGGTTCGGCGCCTCGGGCTCGGCCCCGAGTGCGGCCAGGGAGACGATGAGGGCGATGGCTGGCTTCATGGCAGCATGGTCAACGGATTCTGACGGTTCTGAAGCGGGAAGGCGACGGGCCGGCCGAGGCGATGGGACTCGAAGACGGCGACGATCATCTCGGTGGCGGTTCGCACCTCGGCGAGGTGGCATTCGGGCTGGCGGTCGCCCTCGACGGCCGCGAGGAGGTCTTTGACCGCCGCCACGTTGCCGGCGTCCAGGCCCCCGCCCTGGAGCGGCTCGGGCTTGTCTACGCCGGCCGACGTGACGGGCAGCCACTTCTTGCCCGTGCGGCCCGGCGACCAGGACGGGTCGGGCAGGAGATACACGTCGCCGGGGTAGCCCGGATAGAGCTCGAGGATGCCCTTCGAGCCGAACACCTGCACGCCGAACCGGGTGGGCTCGCCGCCCGCCTTGCGCACGGAGTCGAACGTGGCCGTGGCGCCGCTGGCCAGGCGGTAGGTGGCATGCACCTCGTCGCCGGCGAGCGGGCCGATGCCTTCGGCGCCGTCCTTCACGTCCGCCTTGCTGATCGGGCGGCCGCCCTGGAGCACGGTGGCGAAGCACGATTTCGGTTCGCCGCCGAGCACGAGGATGAGGTCGAGCACGTGGCTGCCGAGGACCCACAGGTCCTCCCCTCCCCCCCGAGCGTCCTCTTTGCCGCGGCCGCGGAGCTCGAGCACCTGGCCGAGCGCGCCCGAGCGGAGGAGTTCGCGGACGACGGGCAGCCGCGGGCTGTAGCGGGTCTGGTGGGCGACGGCGAGTTTCGCGCCGTGCCTTTCGCAGGCGGCGGCCATCTCGTCGGCCTCGGCCAGCGTGCGGCACAGCGGCTTCTCGAGGTAGATGCCCCGCACGCCGCGTTCGGCGGCGGCCACGACCATGTCGCGGTGCTGGTCAAGCCAGCGGGGGCCGATGCTCACGAGGTCGGGCTTCTCCCTGTCGAGCAGCTCGCGGTAATCGGCGTAGCCTTTCGGCGCGTTCAGGCGCTTGACCGCCGCGGCCAGGCCCTTCTCATCGGCATCGGCCACGGCCACCACCTGCGTGCCCGGCACCTCGCGCCACACGGTGTCGAGGCCGTGCCCATAGTTGCCTCGGCCCGTGTGGCCGATGACGCCGACGCGGTACGTCGCCTTCGGCGCTTCGGCCGCGAGACTCCGCCGCGTCGCGGCCACGGACAGGGCCGCCGCGCCCATCACGAACGTGCGCCGGTTCATTGCGGCTTCCTAGCCATGCAGGCAGTGCAGCATGTCGAGCGTGAGGGCGTGCTGGCGCGGCCGGCCGCGCAGGAACGCCTCGAAGTCGTCCACCAGCATCGTCACGATGCGCACAACCGACTCCATCGGGGCGCCCGCGCGATGCGGCGTGAGCCAGGCGTTGGGCAGGGTCCGCAGCGGCGAGTCCTTCTCCAGCGGCTCCTTTTCGAAGACGTCGAGCGCCGCGAAGAGATCGCCCTTGCGCAGCCGCTGCTCGAGGGCCTGCATGTCCACGAGCCAGGCGCGGCCGACATTCACGAGCAAGGCATTCCTCTGGAGAGCCGCAATCTCCTTCTTCCCCAGCAGATGGTGCGTGCCGGCGTTGTTGGCGGCGCACAGCACGACGATCTCGGACTCGCGGCACAGTTCCATCAGGCCGACGAGCCTGGCGCCGAAGCGCTTTGCCACCGCTTTCGGCAGGAAGGGGTCGTAGGTTCGCAGTGCGACGTGGAAGGGCGCGAGCAGCTCGGCCAGGCGCTGGCCGATGCCGCCGAAGCCCACGATACCGACGGCGCGCCCCGTGAGCTGGCGCTCGGTCGGGTCAATGTCGAGCGGGAAGTTGCTCACCCAGTGCTCGGTGCCGGCTCGCATGGCCGCGTGGTAGTCGCTGAGCCTGCGGAGGCCCGAGAGCGTGAGGGCGAGGGCCATCTCGGCCACGGCGGGCGACCAGCCGCGGCGCGCCTCGGAGACGGCGAGGCCGTGCTCCAGCTCGGCCCGCGCCCCGGCCTGATTCAGGTTCAGGTGGCCGGCGAATCGCAGGCGGGGCGCCCGGGCCAGCAGCTCGGGCGTGAGCGTGGGCCAGCCCCACATGATCACCGCGTCGGCCCAGGCCAGGTCGCGCGCGATCTCCTCGGCCTGATTGTGCGAGCGCTGGCGCAGGGTGGCCAGCCTGCGCAATCGGGCGAACACGCCCTTGAGCTGCGGGCACTGGAAGAAGCCGGGGGGCAGGTTCACCAGCAGGCGGCACTTCTGGCGTCGGGCCATCGCAGATTCTCCAAGGCGGAGGAAACCGATCCGTCACGTCCTGCCCGCAGGATAGGCGAAAGCCGCCGTCGCGTCAAGCCCGGCCCGCGGATACAGCGGCAGAGCGGCCACCACCTTCCGCGGCGCCACGATCCGCCATTGAAATGCCCGGCCCGCGGTGTATAATGAAGTGTGCGCCCAGGAGGCGATGGAGGC belongs to Planctomycetota bacterium and includes:
- a CDS encoding AbrB/MazE/SpoVT family DNA-binding domain-containing protein, translated to MATTKVDHFGRVVIPKPIRDDLGLDAGTELAVEKNGDTVTLRPTDHSPRLKRKGHVLVFAGGRATGDMTDIIRKVREERDRMVWGLDEP
- a CDS encoding PIN domain-containing protein, producing MNYLFDSSVLVAGLVEIHPHHARAQPWLDRMGAGEITVFVTAHALAETYSGLTNLPITPRVQPHLAWELIRDTAAQARVVPITAADYQRTMQRVAQRGLAGGIVYDALIATVAARLNVDGLVTFNVRHFQRVWPEGHDRILAP
- a CDS encoding uroporphyrinogen decarboxylase family protein → MAEPMTSRERFQRMFDHREADRVPIIDGPWGATIERWQAEGMPKGTSYVDFFGLDKTVGIGVDNSPRFPRKTLEETDTYSVYTTNWGATQRTWKHAASTPEFLAHTVVDADSWRKAKERMLPTLDRVNWDHLREHYPLWERQGYWIEAGFWFGFDVTHSWFVGTERVLMALATDPEWVVDIFHTMLDLDLALFQKVWDEGYRFHAIRWPDDMGYKGHQFFSPKMYRELVKPVHRRAIEWAHAKGIPAILHSCGDVNPFLPDFIEMGLDGLNPLEVKAGMDPLAIKKQYGDKLLLHGGVNAVLWDDFDAIAAEMRRVVPVLKQGGGYIFSSDHSVPSSVSLENFRRIVELAKELGAYE
- a CDS encoding Gfo/Idh/MocA family oxidoreductase, which produces MNRRTFVMGAAALSVAATRRSLAAEAPKATYRVGVIGHTGRGNYGHGLDTVWREVPGTQVVAVADADEKGLAAAVKRLNAPKGYADYRELLDREKPDLVSIGPRWLDQHRDMVVAAAERGVRGIYLEKPLCRTLAEADEMAAACERHGAKLAVAHQTRYSPRLPVVRELLRSGALGQVLELRGRGKEDARGGGEDLWVLGSHVLDLILVLGGEPKSCFATVLQGGRPISKADVKDGAEGIGPLAGDEVHATYRLASGATATFDSVRKAGGEPTRFGVQVFGSKGILELYPGYPGDVYLLPDPSWSPGRTGKKWLPVTSAGVDKPEPLQGGGLDAGNVAAVKDLLAAVEGDRQPECHLAEVRTATEMIVAVFESHRLGRPVAFPLQNRQNPLTMLP
- a CDS encoding NAD(P)-dependent oxidoreductase — translated: MARRQKCRLLVNLPPGFFQCPQLKGVFARLRRLATLRQRSHNQAEEIARDLAWADAVIMWGWPTLTPELLARAPRLRFAGHLNLNQAGARAELEHGLAVSEARRGWSPAVAEMALALTLSGLRRLSDYHAAMRAGTEHWVSNFPLDIDPTERQLTGRAVGIVGFGGIGQRLAELLAPFHVALRTYDPFLPKAVAKRFGARLVGLMELCRESEIVVLCAANNAGTHHLLGKKEIAALQRNALLVNVGRAWLVDMQALEQRLRKGDLFAALDVFEKEPLEKDSPLRTLPNAWLTPHRAGAPMESVVRIVTMLVDDFEAFLRGRPRQHALTLDMLHCLHG